AACCAGCCCGAGTTTACCTGGGTACTAGGACAATATTGAGCATAACGAAACAAAGAATCTGGTTTTGTGCCTATATCCAAGGGGCTTTCGCAGACTAAGACTTCCCAAATTTTTTTCTGATTATCGTCCAAAATCGGACGGGAGTAAAAATCGATTTCCCAAATACTGCCCATGTTTTGCGGTAAAAATCTGGCTGTTATGTTTTCCTGATATCTCGATCATACGAGTGTTGGGGCAGCATTGGGCATTGGGAATTTGGAATGGGGCATTGGACATAGAGAAGAGACAAGGGAGACAAGGAAGAAACTTGTTCAATAATTCTCCCTTGTCCCCCAATACTGCTCGGTTAAACATTTTTAACTCGGCATTGGGTTTGGGGTAAAGGTTAAAGGGTAAAGGGTAAAGGTTAAAGGTTTTTTCTTTCCCCTTTCCCCCGCCCCTTATCCCCAGAGGGGACCCCACCTTCCCTTTTCCCCAAAACCCGACAAGTATTGCCTTGTCTCCTTGTCCCCCTGATATCTATTGTTTAGTAAAAAGAGGTGTCATGGGCTTGACTCCTTTAGCTGTATCGCCCGCCAGATTTAGGTATTCGTAGATTCCAAAAGCATCCTCAGTGGTTCGCAATAGTGAGTAGTGATTATAGGGTGTTTTATCCACTACACTCCGTGAACCGTGGTTAGTAATTACAATGGTCGCAATGTGACCACCACCAAAGTTAGCATTACTCTTGGGGTCAGAACCGCAACAACCTTGAGTGTCTTTTTTGCCGCGTGGATTATTATCTTCATCCCAAGTAATGACGATCGCATTATTCCCTGATGCAGCCCAAAGCTTTGAGGTAGTGATTTGTTTGACAACATTACCAATCATCGTGTCACCAGTTTTAATTAGTTTTTGCAGATCGGGACACTCTTGTAAACCGTGCATTTCATGGCATTGATTAAATATAATATGACTATAATTGGGAACATTGCCGCTTTTTAGGTCAGTAGCAAGCTGCTCAAAACCCACAATTTTACTTGACAAATTAGGATCGTCTTGTACTTTTTTGAAGTTGATAAAACCGTTATGTTTTGAGGCATACAGCGCTCGGTTTAGACTAGGAGCAACAACAGCTTTAGAACCTGGGGTGGGAATATCTTCAAAGTATCCCTTCCAAGTTAGACCCTTCTCTTCTAGTTGGTCGATTAAGCTTTTAGAGGCGATAGTGTGACTAACATAGTCAGATTTTTGAGAATTCTGACAAAACTTGTCAGCACTACCAATCTGGCAATAAAAAGCATCATCATCATGGATACCAAAAGTACTACCACCTAACATAGCGACGTAGTTAGCCTCGCTAGGATGAACTTCAGCATAGAAATTGCTAGCAAAACCGTAAGTTTTTGCTAGTTGATTGATTATTGGTGCATTGGAGTTGCCAATAATTTGATTGGAGGATTTATTTTCCTCAATAATCACAAAAATACGATCGTATCTAGGGATTGCTTTATCTTCTTTGGTTGGGACAGAGGCTACTAGTGCGGTATTTTCATTTATGATGGTTTTTTTGCTGGGTTCCGTCTTTGTGAGTACTTGAGAATTTGATGAGCAAGCGATCGCAGTCAGGCTTAAACTAAGTAAACAAAGCGCAAAAATAACCTGTTGAGGCGTTTGGTGTGCTGACATAACTAATATTTAGTATTATCAGCTGTTGAGTATATGCTGTGTTGTGTTTAAATTCGAGAAAAAATAGCGATCGCTAAAGTATCTCCTTATTAACCACGATTGATCCAAACGCCTCTGAGTCCAGCTGCTTTAGCGGCGTAGTAGTCTTCTACAACGCTATCGCCAATATGCCATGCTGCCTCTGGGGAACATTTATGTTTATCTAAGGCAATAGCAAAAATTTGAGGATCGGGTTTAGCTGCACGTACCTGGGTAGCAATGGTGACGGAGGTAAAAAACTCTCTCAATCCCAAACTTTGCAATACTGAATAAATCCGGGAATCAAAATTGGATAGCACCCCCAAAGTAACTCCCAACCGCCGCCAGTTGATTAAAGCTGGTAAGACATCGGGATAGACAAACCACGGTTCGCCAGTGCCAAAGTGGATGTAAAGTTCGCTAAAAAAAGCTGAAAAGTCAGAAAATTCTTTGAGAACACCTGCACTTTCAAAAGTGTTCAGGGCAATTATCCGCCACCAATCAAACTCGCGTTGGGGAATATCTTGGAGTTCTGCATCTGGAAATATCGGCGGCGGGGCTGCTTTAAAGCTTTTGATGAAGGCTTTATTCAATGTTTCGGCTGGAACCGTCACACCAAATTCCTCAGCTATCTGACTATAAACTTTACCCACACTGCCTTTAACATCGAAGAGTGTACCCACAGCATCTAAAAAAATAACTTTCGGTTGTTCCATCAAAGTTTGAAGATTTTGAATGTGGAATTTTAGATTTTGGCTTGTTAAAAGCTTCTGTGGGTAGAGTCTAGCATCTCCTAAGTAAGTTGGCGGAAATAAACCAAATCATTGTTACTGGTCATTTGTCATTAGTCCCAATTCCCCATACTTCTCTACGAGAGGCTGCGCCCTAAGCGTAGCTATGCCGCAGGCTTTACGACTGCGCGGTAGTTGAGCGCAGTCGAAACTCAGTACAAGTTCCCCATTCCCAATTCCGAATTAAGTTACTTAGAAAGTGTCTCGATGATTGGACGCACTAGCCAATTAAAACCAACTTTGAGTTGATGGTCTAAAGTTGGCAACCTATATAAATAGGCAATCCGACGAGCGACGGATGCCAAGGGGCCATCTAGTTTAATTCCCAAACCAGTAAGGGTGGCATTGTTTTTACCCAATGTCATCATTTCTCCTAACTGTTGGTAGTGGAAAGGAAGGAGAGGACGATTAGTGAGACTTGCCCAAATATTCCAAGCAGTATAATCAGCTTGTTGAAAAGCCGCTTGTGCCGTGGCGGGGACTTGCTGTCCTTCAACATCATGACAGTCTGCTAAATCTCCCAAAGCAAAGATTTCTGGATGATCGATGACTTGTAGATTGGATGTAGTGTTAATTTGACCGCGCTGATTTTGCTTGAGGGGAAGAGATTTCACTACAGGCGCAACCTTATTTCCCACAGTCCAAATTACCAAATCTACGGGAATCGTGTCTAACTGGTTTTTGTACTCTAGGGTGATGCTATTTTGCTCTATTAATTCGACTTTGGTTTCTAAATCTAGAAACACGCCACGGGCATCTAAAGCTTTTTTTGCTGCTTCCCGGTTAAACTCTGGAGAAGTTCGCAAAATTTGATCGGCAATTTCAACGATCCGAAAGCGTCCTCTTTCACCGAGTCTGTCGGCTAACTTACAGGCTAACTCTACACCACTGTAGCCAGCCCCAATAATTGCTACCCGAATTTTATCAGCATCCGATTCTTCTAAAAATCGCAGGCGTTCTTCTAAGCGATAGGCATCAGAAATTGTGCGGAATGGGTAGCCGTAGGCTGCCGCACCGGGGACTAAATCTAGCGGTGTCTCACCTCCTAGTGCCAGTACTAAGCGATCGTAAGGGATTTCTGGCCCTTCATGTATGTCTACCCGTTGCTGCTCAATGTCAATTCCAGACACAACCCCTTGATAAAAACGCACGCCTGTGCCTTGTAAAAGTTCTTCAAAGGGTGGGGCAATTTCCCAGGTTTGCAGTTCGCCAGTGAGTAATTCGTAAAGTAAAGGGGAGAATAGGAAGCGATCGCTTTGATCTACCAAAACAATTTCGGGTTTTTGCGTAGATTCCCAAGGTAATTGGCTTAAGCGCAAGGCTGTGTAGAGACCACCAAAGCCTCCGCCAAGGATACAAATTCTAGAATTTTGTTGAGTCATCGATTTTATCTATAAAAGGATCAATACAAGCTGGGCAACTAACTTCAGTCTAGTCAGTTAAAGCGGACTTTTCAAAATCACATCAAGTTTTTGAGAGATTAATCATTAATGGTCACAGTTATCTAACGGTCGATTCGCTATATTTAACGGTTAACAGGCAACGGCTAAAAGGAGTTGAAGAGATGGAAATTAAGCCAACTGACCCATCGCTAGCACTCATGGAAATTCCCCCTGGCTATCTCAACATTATGGGTTACGTCGATCAGTCAGAAGTTAATGGCCCTGGTTGTCGTGCAGTCGTCTGGGTACAAGGTTGTCTTCGTGAGTGTCCTGGCTGCTTTAATACTAACTCCTGGTCATTTGAGGCTAACCAATTGATTGCTGTTGATACCCTTGCCGAGAATATTCTCAGCAATCCACGCAATATGGGTGTAACATTCTCTGGTGGAGAACCATTTTGGCAAGCAACTGCATTGGCATCTTTAGCTCGTAAAGTAAAAGCTGCTGGGTTAAATATAATGTCTTTTTCTGGGTTCACTCTCAAGCAACTACAGTCTCAATCTGCGCCGCCAGGTTCTCAAGAATTGTTAGAACAACTTGATATCTTAATTGACGGGCCTTTTGTCCAATCTCTGGCAATTAATTCTCCTAACTCTCCAGTTTCTTCTAGCAATCAACGGGTTCGTGTCTTAAACCCGGCTTTCCAAGACCAAATTACTTGGGCTAGCGATCAGATAGAAGTCCACATCCTCAAGGATGGTGGCCGCATTGTCACTGGTTATCAAGGTGGACTGGAATTAACGTAGAGGCGCAGAAGTAGGTCGATAGGAGGGAGTTAAAACTTGAAAGTTGAGCTTCTGAGGTTCAACGTTCACCTTCTGAGGCTCAACGTTCACCTTCTGAGGCTCAACGTTCACCTTCTGAGGCTCAACGCTCACCTTCTGAGGTTCAACGTTCACCTTCAGAAGCTCAACGTTCACCTTCAGAAGCTCAACGTCCACCTTCTGAGGCTCAACGTTCACCTTCTGAGGCTCAACGTTCACCTTCTGAGGCTCAACTTCCACCTTCAGAAGCTCAACTTTCATCTTTTGAGGCTCAACGTCTAAGTTTTAACTCCCCTCCCTCCTGCCTAATGCCCAATGCATCTGTGTTTGAGACGCATTATATTTAAAAAAAATGCATATCTAAATTTGACTAAACCATTTAAGACAATTTTTACTGAACACCGCGTACTTTGGGCTGTTTTACTCCTTAGTGCAGCACTGGTGATAACACTAGCGCTGTCGCTTTCTCAAGGAGCAGTACCTTTAAGTATGTCGGAATTTTGGCAAGCCATACTCCACAAAGGCGATCCGGTTAAACAGACAATTCTTTGGGATTTACGTCTCCCACGCATTACGGCTGCTCTCATTGTCGGCGCAGCTTTGGGAATGTCAGGAGCATTACTGCAAGGGATGTTACGAAATAGTCTTGCCGATCCATTTATTTTGGGGATTTCTGCGGGTGCTGGATTAATTGTGATTGTGATGATTGTGTGGCAAATATTCCCGATCGCAATTCCTTTAGCAGCGTGGATGGGGGCAATTTTGACTTCTGCGATCGTTATTTTACTCGGTCGTGCGGGTTCGGGAATTTCGGTTGAGCGGTTGATTTTAGGCGGTGTGGCGGTGAGTTCTTTGTTTGGTGCAGTACAAAGTACATTGCTGCTTTTAGCTGAAGATGGTCAAATTCAAATTGCGCTCAGTTGGCTGGTTGGTAGTCTTAATGGACGCGGTTGGCAAGAAATTTCGACGGCTGGCCCTTACATTATTGTTGCATTGATCGGGGGATGCTTACTGGCGCGATCGGTAAATGTGCTGGCTTTGGGCGATGATTTGGCTGTGGGTTTGGGGGTTTCGTTGACGCGATCGCGCTTGTTAATTGGTGGTGTCGCCACTCTCTTAGCCGCAGGTGCAGTCAGCATCAGTGGTTTGATTGGATTTGTTGGTCTTGTTGTCCCCCACGGTGTCCGCCTCATTGTTGGTACAGATCATCGCTTTGTTCTACC
The Nostoc punctiforme PCC 73102 genome window above contains:
- a CDS encoding NAD(P)/FAD-dependent oxidoreductase, with translation MTQQNSRICILGGGFGGLYTALRLSQLPWESTQKPEIVLVDQSDRFLFSPLLYELLTGELQTWEIAPPFEELLQGTGVRFYQGVVSGIDIEQQRVDIHEGPEIPYDRLVLALGGETPLDLVPGAAAYGYPFRTISDAYRLEERLRFLEESDADKIRVAIIGAGYSGVELACKLADRLGERGRFRIVEIADQILRTSPEFNREAAKKALDARGVFLDLETKVELIEQNSITLEYKNQLDTIPVDLVIWTVGNKVAPVVKSLPLKQNQRGQINTTSNLQVIDHPEIFALGDLADCHDVEGQQVPATAQAAFQQADYTAWNIWASLTNRPLLPFHYQQLGEMMTLGKNNATLTGLGIKLDGPLASVARRIAYLYRLPTLDHQLKVGFNWLVRPIIETLSK
- a CDS encoding FecCD family ABC transporter permease — translated: MHLCLRRIIFKKNAYLNLTKPFKTIFTEHRVLWAVLLLSAALVITLALSLSQGAVPLSMSEFWQAILHKGDPVKQTILWDLRLPRITAALIVGAALGMSGALLQGMLRNSLADPFILGISAGAGLIVIVMIVWQIFPIAIPLAAWMGAILTSAIVILLGRAGSGISVERLILGGVAVSSLFGAVQSTLLLLAEDGQIQIALSWLVGSLNGRGWQEISTAGPYIIVALIGGCLLARSVNVLALGDDLAVGLGVSLTRSRLLIGGVATLLAAGAVSISGLIGFVGLVVPHGVRLIVGTDHRFVLPLSALAGAWLLTFADLLSRLGAVELPVGSVTALLGSPLFIWLLYRRSAGFNKF
- a CDS encoding HAD-IA family hydrolase — protein: MEQPKVIFLDAVGTLFDVKGSVGKVYSQIAEEFGVTVPAETLNKAFIKSFKAAPPPIFPDAELQDIPQREFDWWRIIALNTFESAGVLKEFSDFSAFFSELYIHFGTGEPWFVYPDVLPALINWRRLGVTLGVLSNFDSRIYSVLQSLGLREFFTSVTIATQVRAAKPDPQIFAIALDKHKCSPEAAWHIGDSVVEDYYAAKAAGLRGVWINRG
- a CDS encoding 4Fe-4S single cluster domain-containing protein produces the protein MEIKPTDPSLALMEIPPGYLNIMGYVDQSEVNGPGCRAVVWVQGCLRECPGCFNTNSWSFEANQLIAVDTLAENILSNPRNMGVTFSGGEPFWQATALASLARKVKAAGLNIMSFSGFTLKQLQSQSAPPGSQELLEQLDILIDGPFVQSLAINSPNSPVSSSNQRVRVLNPAFQDQITWASDQIEVHILKDGGRIVTGYQGGLELT
- a CDS encoding alkaline phosphatase family protein, which codes for MSAHQTPQQVIFALCLLSLSLTAIACSSNSQVLTKTEPSKKTIINENTALVASVPTKEDKAIPRYDRIFVIIEENKSSNQIIGNSNAPIINQLAKTYGFASNFYAEVHPSEANYVAMLGGSTFGIHDDDAFYCQIGSADKFCQNSQKSDYVSHTIASKSLIDQLEEKGLTWKGYFEDIPTPGSKAVVAPSLNRALYASKHNGFINFKKVQDDPNLSSKIVGFEQLATDLKSGNVPNYSHIIFNQCHEMHGLQECPDLQKLIKTGDTMIGNVVKQITTSKLWAASGNNAIVITWDEDNNPRGKKDTQGCCGSDPKSNANFGGGHIATIVITNHGSRSVVDKTPYNHYSLLRTTEDAFGIYEYLNLAGDTAKGVKPMTPLFTKQ